From a region of the Gossypium raimondii isolate GPD5lz chromosome 10, ASM2569854v1, whole genome shotgun sequence genome:
- the LOC105777269 gene encoding NAC domain-containing protein 83, whose product MSTVSPQLQIPVGFRFLPTKEEILCDYLQPFIKGDPIPSGVMEELNIYGENREPWNIFNQDSAEESFWVITKLKKKSKSRIDRTAGDGCWLQQYIKEVKNSDGGEVIGYDKYFKYTRKKSQKSNGQWSMHEFSLKDQEALGLSDYVICEIKNKDAAVVSPDYEECEGEINKKKKRKLMEVPSTSTNHFAFVPLGNQSFDYMAPEAGGFSPSPPFTACLNQQPNPWTSAGVGGNLGVPDYNSHQLEEAREDVNASLSITLQELDNFLNSDWS is encoded by the exons ATGTCAACTGTTAGCCCGCAGCTTCAGATTCCTGTAGGGTTTCGATTTCTTCCCACCAAAGAAGAAATCCTTTGTGATTATCTTCAACCATTCATCAAGGGCGACCCCATACCTTCTGGTGTGATGGAGGAGTTGAATATTTATGGAGAAAATCGCGAGCCTTGGAATATTTTCAACCAAGATTCGGCAGAAGAGTCTTTCTGGGTTATCACGAagctgaagaagaagagcaaaTCAAGAATCGATCGAACCGCGGGAGATGGATGTTGGCTCCAACAATATATCAAAGAAGTGAAGAACTCGGACGGCGGCGAAGTCATAGGGTATGATAAATACTTCAAGTACACCCGCAAGAAAAGCCAGAAATCAAATGGTCAATGGAGCATGCATGAGTTCTCCTTGAAAGACCAAGAAGCTCTTGGTTTGAGTGATTATGTTATCTGTGAGATTAAGAATAAGGATGCTGCTGTTGTGAGCCCGGATTACGAAGAATGTGAAGGAgaaatcaacaagaaaaagaaacgtAAGTTGATGGAGGTGCCGTCGACTTCAACAAATCATTTTGCTTTCGTGCCCCTGGGGAATCAGTCATTTGATTATATGGCTCCAGAAGCAGGAGGCTTCTCACCGTCACCACCCTTCACTGCATGTTTAAACCAACAACCAAACCCTTGGACGTCGGCAGGTGTTGGTGGCAATCTTGGAGTGCCTGATTATAATTCTCACCAGCTG GAAGAAGCTCGTGAGGATGTCAACGCCAGTCTTTCCATCACATTGCAAGAACTGGACAACTTTTTGAACTCCGATTGGAGTTGA
- the LOC105774971 gene encoding LOW QUALITY PROTEIN: receptor-like protein 15 (The sequence of the model RefSeq protein was modified relative to this genomic sequence to represent the inferred CDS: deleted 2 bases in 1 codon), with product MDLKLLWILLTTSLFLVQTQGCWQQERVALLQLHSVFDVSDWIAEKGSNCCHWKNIECHNTSGRVKGLSLPLKYSWNRGDSSWYLDVSLFLPFKELKSLDLYGNGIKDFIDNKVPLSTAFSNLEMLILSNNDFHDSILSKVKTLPNLKVLDLSDNRMESLQHLQGMNVEELHLSGNRLKNSDLTYIKGLSVKSLNIGGNLLQGSIDIGVLNNMTKLRKLDMSFNKIERLQNAQGMNLEELGLSWNRLKNSDLTYIKGLSLKSLNIGRNLLQGSIDIGGVSNNLTNLKKLDMSYNEIELQYSDELDVLINLEELVLDGLHLNNNILQNIHVLNSLKALSLNDCGLTGALPTQGWCDLRKLEVLVLSKNALEACLANLSSLYHLDISSNQFIGNGASIALANLTLLRFVSLSQNLFEVPSFFMSFANHSHLKVLSSDQNKLVKESTIQTWVPKFQIKVFRLSNCTTKELHNEVPKFLYYQYDLRAIDLSYNNFGGKVPLWLLQNNTRLGAFSMKGNSFINRDLQFPSHPNPYMSVVDLSENKIQGQIPTTFVQFFHNYGGYLSSNILEGNIPPCLGSLKSGNNELYLDLSHNQLSGGIPENLAKSDSLVFLRLSNNHLSGRIIPTIFSSHSLRRLYLDGNNFDGRLPSIDVTIVRLSPIEDMVLSNNNLSGELPRWISNLLDLRELALSNNQLDGPIPMDLCHLNHLNILDLSQNNFSGPIPSCCGAQSIKHLHLNGNRLSGTLGNAFFNCSSLVTLDISENQLTGEIPNWIGTLSALRVLLLRANLFTGEIPIELCKLHSLSIMDLSQNNLSGPIPFCLSNLTLEPSDEKSSAKTDLPFLLLDWDIANYSESGEFEWSIRSGLFTTDVPLLIVNQREEKVDYTTKRASYTYKGNILTYMSGIDLSCNRLTGEIPPEIGNLSEIRSLNLSHNNLSGHIPFMFSRLNKIESLDLSHNNLSGIIPTELTKLYTLEVFNVSYNNLSGSIPSQKAQFATFDESSYMANPFLCGPPLPKDCSEPNSLSTTTPNASNDEEESGLMDMYVFQMTFFVSYVIVLLVIAVILYINLYWRQAWFYFVEHCIKTCQYFIEDNLPRFSILKRSK from the exons ATGGATCTTAAACTGTTATGGATATTGCTCACTACATCTCTGTTTTTGGTACAGACCCAGGGGTGCTGGCAGCAGGAGAGAGTTGCTCTCTTACAACTCCATTCTGTTTTCGATGTTAGCGACTGGATAGCTGAGAAAGGTTCGAATTGTTGTCACTGGAAAAACATTGAATGCCATAATACTAGTGGACGAGTGAAAGGACTTTCTCTTCCTTTAAAATATTCATGGAACCGGGGAGATTCATCTTGGTATCTCgatgtttctttatttctccCTTTTAAAGAATTGAAGAGTCTTGATTTATACGGGAATGGAATAAAGGATTTTATTGATAACAAAG TACCTTTATCAACTGCCTTCAGCAATTTGGAAATGCTTATATTATCTAATAATGATTTCCATGACAGTATTTTATCAA AAGTGAAGACTCTGCCAAACTTGAAGGTCTTGGATTTAAGTGACAATAGGATGGAAAGTCTCCAGCATTTACAAG GGATGAATGTGGAAGAGCTTCACTTGAGTGGGAATAGGTTGAAGAACAGTGATCTGACATATATTAAAGGGCTAAGTGTAAAGTCCTTGAATATTGGAGGAAACCTACTGCAAGGATCAATTGACATTGGAG TGTTGAATAATATGACAAAGCTGAGGAAGTTGGATATGAGTTTCAATAAAATTGAGAGACTTCAAAATGCTCAAG GAATGAATTTGGAAGAGCTTGGCTTGAgttggaataggttgaagaacAGTGATCTGACATATATTAAGGGGCTAAGTCTAAAATCCTTGAATATTGGAAGAAACCTACTGCAAGGATCAATTGATATTGGAGGAG TGTCGAACAATCTGACAAATCTGAAGAAGTTGGATATGAGTTATAATGAAATTGAGCTTCAATATTCTGATG AACTAGATGTTTTGATCAATTTAGAGGAGTTAGTGTTGGATGGTTTACATCTCAACAACAACATTCTTCAAAACATTCATGTATTGAATTCTCTCAAAGCCTTGTCTTTGAATGACTGTGGGCTGACCGGAGCACTACCTACCCAAG GATGGTGTGACTTACGGAAGCTTGAGGTGTTGGTTCTTAGTAAAAATGCACTCGAGGCATGTTTGGCTAACTTATCATCTCTTTATCATTTGGATATTTCCAGTAATCAGTTCATTGGAAATGGTGCCTCCATTGCTCTAGCCAATCTCACATTGCTTAGATTCGTTTCTCTTTCACAAAACCTATTTGAAGTTCCATCCTTTTTCATGTCATTTGCCAACCACTCACATCTCAAAGTCCTCTCCAGCGATCAAAATAAGTTAGTCAAAGAGTCTACCATTCAAACTTGGGTCCCAAAGTTCCAAATAAAAGTTTTCCGTTTGTCAAATTGTACAACAAAGGAACTCCACAATGAAGTTCCCAAATTCCTCTATTACCAATATGACCTGAGAGCTATTGATctttcatataataattttggaGGAAAGGTACCTTTGTGGTTGTTGCAGAACAATACAAGATTGGGAGCATTTTCAATGAAGGGCAATTCTTTTATCAACCGTGATCTCCAGTTCCCTTCACATCCAAATCCATACATGTCCGTTGTTGATCTatctgaaaataaaatacaggGTCAAATTCCGAcaacatttgttcaatttttccACAACTATGGGGGTTA TTTATCTAGCAATATCCTTGAAGGTAATATTCCTCCTTGTTTGGGTAGTTTAAAAAGTGGGAACAATGAGTTATATTTAGATCTATCACATAATCAGTTATCTGGGGGAATACCAGAAAACTTGGCTAAAAGTGACTCATTAGTGTTTCTTAGACTATCGAATAATCATCTGAGTGGGAGGATAATTCCAACTATCTTTAGCTCACATTCATTACGTCGGTTATATTTAGATGGCAACAATTTTGATGGGAGGTTACCTAGTATTGATGTCACAATTGTCCGTCTATCTCCTATTGAGGATATGGTTTTGAGTAATAACAACTTGTCTGGCGAGCTCCCAAGATGGATATCAAATCTATTAGATTTGAGGGAATTGGCTTTATCCAACAATCAACTTGATGGTCCCATTCCAATGGATTTGTGCCATCTAAATCACCTCAATATTTTGGACCTTTCCCAAAATAATTTCTCTGGCCCAATACCATCTTGCTGCGGTGCACAATCTATTAAACATCTCCATTTGAATGGAAATAGATTAAGTGGGACATTGGGAAATGCATTCTTTAACTGCTCCTCTTTGGTGACTTTAGACATTAGTGAAAACCAGTTGACTGGTGAAATTCCAAATTGGATTGGTACTCTTTCGGCTTTACGTGTCCTCCTCCTCAGGGCCAATCTTTTTACCGGTGAAATTCCTATTGAGTTATGCAAATTGCACTCATTAAGCATCATGGATCTTTCTCAAAACAATCTTTCGGGTCCAATACCTTtttgtttgagtaatttaacTCTTGAGCCAAGTGATGAAAAATCTTCAGCAAAAACGGATTTGCCATTTCTTCTATTAGACTGGGACATAGCTAACTATAGTGAATCGGGCGAATTTGAATGGAGCATTAGAAGCGGACTTTTTACAACGGATGTACCTTTATTAATTGTGAATCAAAGGGAAGAAAAGGTGGATTATACGACAAAGAGAGCATCTTACACATACAAGGGAAACATTCTTACGTATATGTCTGGAATTGATTTGTCATGTAATAGGTTAACAGGTGAAATCCCCCCTGAGATTGGAAATTTGAGTGAAATTCGTTCATTAAACTTGTCGCATAACAATTTGTCTGGACATATACCATTCATGTTCTCAAGGCTTAATAAAATTGAGAGTTTGGACCTTTCTCACAACAACCTAAGTGGAATAATCCCTACTGAATTGACGAAGTTGTATACCTTGGAAGTTTTCAATGTGTCATACAACAACTTGTCAGGGAGTATTCCATCTCAGAAAGCTCAATTTGCGACCTTCGATGAAAGCAGTTACATGGCAAATCCTTTTCTTTGTGGACCTCCCCTGCCTAAAGATTGCAGCGAGCCTAATTCACTCTCGACAACAACACCAAATGCCtcaaatgatgaagaagaaagtGGTTTGATGGACATGTATGTTTTCCAGATGaccttttttgtttcttatgtaATTGTATTATTGGTTATTGCTGTCATCCTGTATATAAATCTATATTGGCGACAAGCTTGGTTTTATTTCGTTGAACACTGCATCAAGACTTGCCAATATTTTATTGAGGACAATCTTCCACGATTTTCCATCTTAAAAAGAAGCAAGTAG